AACCCATTAAGTTCTAGAAAGGTTTTTTTGCAAATCATGAAACAGCAGCCCGATGCCCAAAATATTTTTTTAGTATCGTCATATTGACCCATGTCTTTTTCTAATTTATTTATAATTCTTCCTCTACAAAAGGGAATACCCATTATATCTAAGTAACCACCGCTACCACCAGCATAATCAAAAAAATTTGTTTTAATATAATTTTCAGTACCATTTTGTTTAGTATACTCAAGTTTTATGTTTTTAACTTTTGGTTGAACAATTTTAGCACCTTTTTGTTTGATTGTAAAAAGTAATGGTGAAATCCAATTATGTGTAACATGTACATCATTATTCATTATAATAAAATAGTCATAGTTATTTTTTTCTAAAAGAACTTGATTATAGCCTTTAGAGAATCCATAGTTTTTTTTGTTAATTTTTATTTGAATTTTAGGAAAGTTAACTTTTATATAATCTACAGATTGATCAGTTGACTGATTATCTATTAATATAATGTCATGTTGAGTACTATGTTTTACAATATTTGGGATAGTTCTTTTTAGCCAAACTAGCCCATTGTAGTTTAAAATAAAAATTCCAACTTTTTCCTTTATCTTTTCCATCTATTATGGCTCCAGAGCCAATATT
This window of the Flavobacteriales bacterium TMED191 genome carries:
- a CDS encoding glycosyltransferase family 2 protein, with the translated sequence MEKIKEKVGIFILNYNGLVWLKRTIPNIVKHSTQHDIILIDNQSTDQSVDYIKVNFPKIQIKINKKNYGFSKGYNQVLLEKNNYDYFIIMNNDVHVTHNWISPLLFTIKQKGAKIVQPKVKNIKLEYTKQNGTENYIKTNFFDYAGGSGGYLDIMGIPFCRGRIINKLEKDMGQYDDTKKIFWASGCCFMICKKTFLELNGFDEDFFMHHEEIDLCWRAQKNNQPIFCCPDSTIFHFGGGTIKYNSPLKHYFNHRNSLLLLIKNMHFKWLFPILLTRIIFDYLIIFFFLIKGSIFLIKKFDFSIIKIPLFIIIAHFSFLMLLPKFIYKRMPIKTGFLYPKSIIIEFFLNKKTKFSQLKKF